From the Homo sapiens chromosome 1, GRCh38.p14 Primary Assembly genome, one window contains:
- the UBXN10 gene encoding UBX domain-containing protein 10 isoform X1, translated as MATEAPVNIAPPECSTVVSTAVDSLIWQPNSLNMHMIRPKSAKGRTRPSLQKSQGVEVCAHHIPSPPPAIPYELPSSQKPGACAPKSPNQGASDEIPELQQQVPTGASSSLNKYPVLPSINRKNLEEEAVETVAKKASSLQLSSIRALYQDETGTMKTSEEDSRARACAVERKFIVRTKKQGSSRAGNLEEPSDQEPRLLLAVRSPTGQRFVRHFRPTDDLQTIVAVAEQKNKTSYRHCSIETMEVPRRRFSDLTKSLQECRIPHKSVLGISLEDGEGWP; from the coding sequence ATGGCCACAGAAGCCCCTGTGAATATAGCACCACCTGAGTGTAGCACTGTTGTCAGCACAGCAGTTGACAGCCTCATTTGGCAGCCAAACTCACTAAATATGCACATGATAAGGCCCAAGTCCGCCAAGGGACGGACAAGACCGAGTCTGCAGAAATCCCAGGGCGTGGAGGTGTGCGCTCATCATATACCATCTCCGCCTCCAGCCATTCCCTATGAGTTGCCAAGCAGCCAAAAACCAGGAGCCTGTGCACCCAAATCTCCAAACCAGGGAGCTTCTGATGAGATCCCTGAGCTGCAGCAGCAAGTACCCACTGGGGCTTCCTCTTCTCTCAATAAGTATCCAGTCCTTCCTTCCATCAACAGAAAGaacctggaggaggaggctgtgGAAACCGTTGCCAAAAAggccagctcactgcaactgagCAGTATCCGGGCTCTTTACCAAGACGAGACGGGCACCATGAAGACAAGTGAAGAAGATTCCAGAGCTCGAGCTTGTGCCGTGGAGAGGAAATTCATCGTCCGAACCAAGAAACAGGGCTCTTCCAGGGCTGGAAATCTGGAGGAACCATCGGACCAAGAACCAAGGTTGCTGCTTGCTGTTAGATCACCAACAGGCCAAAGGTTTGTACGCCATTTCCGGCCAACAGATGATTTGCAAACCATTGTTGCTGTGGccgaacagaaaaacaaaacctcctACCGACACTGCAGCATTGAAACAATGGAGGTGCCCAGGAGGCGATTTTCTGACCTCACCAAATCTCTGCAAGAGTGCAGAATCCCCCACAAGTCTGTGCTGGGCATCTCACTGGAAGATGGGGAAGGGTGGCCCTGA